The Dendropsophus ebraccatus isolate aDenEbr1 chromosome 3, aDenEbr1.pat, whole genome shotgun sequence genome includes a region encoding these proteins:
- the LINGO2 gene encoding leucine-rich repeat and immunoglobulin-like domain-containing nogo receptor-interacting protein 2, with product MGGVMLHTATSCWQIILCVTMLLVYVGSTVGCPARCECSAQNKSVSCHRRRLIAMPEGIPIETKILDLSKNKLKVVGPDDFSSYPLLEEIDLSDNIISNVEAGAFNNLYNLRSLSLKGNRLKLVDLGVFTGLSNLTKLDISENKIVILLDYMFQGLHNLKSLEVGDNQLVFISHRAFSGLLSLEQLTLEKCNLTAVPTDALSHLHNLFSLHLKHLNIHVLPEIAFKRLFRLKILEISNWPLLDMVPANSFYGLNLTFLSITNTNISAIPYHALKHLVYLTHLNLSFNPISVIEAGVLADLVRLQELHIAGAQLRIIEPHAFQGLRFLRLLNLSQNLLESLEENVFHSPKALEVLCIDNNPLICDCRLIWMLQRHPVLNFGSHQPMCASPDNIKERSFKEFHTTVLSFYFICKKPKIKEREIVQLHVDEGQRVQMNCNADGDPQPMISWVTPRRRMVSAKSHGRATVLGNGTLEIRYAQVQDTGTYVCVASNAAGNDTFSASLTVKGFVPDRSYTNMTPMFITELNETNSNGTNTNMTYSFDLKTILVSTAMGCFTFLGVVLFCFLLLFVWSRGKGKHKNNIDLEYVPRKNNGAVVEADVAGTVPRRFNMKMI from the coding sequence ATGGGAGGAGTCATGCTTCACACGGCCACATCCTGCTGGCAAataatcctgtgtgtgaccatgctCTTGGTCTATGTGGGATCCACTGTCGGTTGTCCAGCTCGTTGCGAGTGCTCAGCACAAAACAAATCCGTCAGCTGTCATCGACGACGACTCATCGCCATGCCAGAAGGAATCCCCATAGAGACTAAAATTCTGGATTTAAGTAAGAACAAACTGAAAGTTGTTGGACCAGATGATTTTTCATCCTATCCTTTGTTGGAGGAAATAGACCTTAGTGACAACATCATTTCAAACGTGGAGGCTGGAGCATTTAATAATCTTTATAATCTTCGTTCGTTGAGCTTAAAAGGAAACCGCTTAAAACTGGTGGACTTAGGGGTCTTCACAGGTTTGTCAAATTTGACTAAGCTTGATATAAGTGAAAACAAAATAGTTATTCTACTAGACTATATGTTTCAGGGTCTTCATAATTTAAAGTCCCTAGAAGTTGGAGATAATCAGTTAGTTTTTATATCTCATAGAGCTTTTAGTGGACTGCTTAGCCTGGAGCAGCTCACACTGGAAAAATGCAACTTGACAGCTGTTCCCACCGATGCCCTCTCACACCTTCACAACCTCTTTAGTCTGCATTTGAAACATCTAAACATACATGTTTTGCCTGAAATTGCCTTTAAGAGATTGTTTCGACTGAAAATCTTGGAGATAAGCAACTGGCCTCTGCTGGACATGGTGCCTGCTAACAGTTTTTATGGTCTAAACCTTACATTTCTCTCAATCACCAATACCAATATCTCAGCAATTCCTTATCACGCTTTAAAACACTTGGTTTACCTAACTCACTTAAACCTCTCATTCAACCCCATTAGTGTTATTGAAGCAGGAGTACTGGCAGATTTGGTTCGACTTCAGGAATTACACATTGCAGGAGCTCAGCTGCGTATCATTGAGCCGCATGCTTTTCAAGGACTACGCTTCCTGCGTCTTCTTAATTTGTCTCAAAACCTATTGGAAAGTCTGGAAGAGAATGTGTTCCACTCCCCGAAAGCTCTGGAAGTACTTTGCATTGATAATAACCCTTTAATATGTGACTGTCGCCTAATTTGGATGTTACAGAGACACCCTGTTTTAAACTTTGGGAGCCATCAGCCAATGTGTGCTAGTCCAGACAATATTAAAGAGAGATCCTTTAAGGAATTTCACACCACTGTATTATCTTTTTACTTTATATGTAAAAAACCTAAAATTAAGGAAAGAGAGATAGTACAGCTTCACGTCGATGAGGGACAGAGAGTTCAGATGAACTGCAATGCTGATGGAGATCCTCAGCCAATGATTTCATGGGTTACTCCACGTAGGAGGATGGTTTCTGCAAAGTCCCACGGAAGAGCCACTGTTCTTGGAAATGGTACCCTGGAAATAAGGTATGCTCAAGTTCAAGACACTGGAACCTATGTTTGTGTTGCTAGCAACGCTGCTGGAAATGACACCTTCTCGGCATCCCTTACTGTGAAAGGATTTGTTCCTGATCGTTCCTACACTAACATGACCCCAATGTTTATTACGGAATTAAATGAAACAAACAGCAATGGAACCAATACAAACATGACCTATTCGTTTGACCTCAAGACAATTTTGGTTTCTACCGCTATGGGTTGCTTTACATTCCTGGGagtagttttgttttgtttcctaCTGCTTTTTGTGTGGAGCCGAGGGAAAGGCAAGCATAAAAACAACATTGACCTGGAATATGTTCCTCGGAAAAACAATGGTGCTGTAGTAGAAGCAGATGTTGCAGGCACTGTACCCAGGAGATTTAATATGAAAATGATATAG